gcaaaagttgttcattatgatcttattaatatcgtgacaataatattttgttcgggtattgcgtaatatgagtgtaaaaagctagacttgttaccatgtattagtgttttatttggcaaatacaCGGGGTGTTTAAAATAacgtataactgacataaaggaCACCAGTTTACATaccaaaagtgtttaaacatttaaattattttctagtaaaacacatTATTGATAAAAGAACTCCTTTGagtcctttttaaaatctagctggattCGGAGCTGCGTATGTAAACacccttgcccgcggccgaggaaataggtcgcggctggacttaaaagcgagcggtctaccgttatctaatacacaagatttgcgtctaGCGGTAATGCACACACgtgtttatttatgtagcttCAAACACAAAAACTCCGAttttatagtaaataaaaaatattacacttTTACCTACTACGTATACCATAAAAAGTGAGTAAATAAAAGAGATTACACTTTTACCTACTACCATATAAAGTGTACCAGGTTACATGCGGAAAGTGTGTAAACAGTTTAATTCTATTCTAGGGAACATATTATGGATAAAAGAATTNNNNNNNNNNNNNNNNNNNNNNNNNNNNNNNNNNNNNNNNNNNNNNNNNNNNNNNNNNNNNNNNNNNNNNNNNNNNNNNNNNNNNNNNNNNNNNNNNNNNNNNNNNNNNNNNNNNNNNNNNNNNNNNNNNNNNNNNNNNNNNNNNNNNNNNNNNNNNNNNNNNNNNNNNNNNNNNNNNNNNNNNNNNNNNNNNNNNNNNNNNNNNNNNNNNNNNNNNNNNNNNNNNNNNNNNNNNNNNNNNNNNNNNNNNNNNNNNNNNNNNNNNNNNNNNNNNNNNNNNNNNNNNNNNNNNNNNNNNNNNNNNNNNNNNNNNNNNNNNNNNNNNNNNNNNNNNNNNNNNNNNNNNNNNNNNNNNNNNNNNNNNNNNNNNNNNNNNNNNNNNNNNNNNNNNNNNNNNNNNNNNNNNNNNNNNNNNNNNNNNNNNNNNNNNNNNNNNNNNNNNNNNNNNNNNNNNNNNNNNNNNNNNNNNNNNNNNNNNNNNNNNNNNNNNNNNNNNNNNNCCGGGGTATGAGTCCCTTGCAAGAACCTCTGAACCATGATACTTAACGGTAACCAATGCTCGAACTTGCTACTGTTCTTGCACACATCCTGCATTAAACATACATAGTTATGCAGTATACATATAGTAATAATAAGCTACACTACGCAGATGTTAATTGCTCTTTACATGTTCGTTAGTTAACACACATCATCAGCGATTTTGTCGTGACTTTATTAATAGGTGAATATGCTTTGATACTCCATCTTTATTTTGCAGTTGAATATTGAGACAAGTACATAAAAGACTCACAAATAAAACAGAGAGGATTTCTGGAGAGGGTTTATGGTTGATGGCGAGATCGTATGAGAACAGTGAGCTTATAATTGGATCATAAACTTGTCCGTTCTTTAAACAATCAGCGAACACCTCCAAACAATCATGTGTTCCACAGGACAACAGTCCGTCCAAAAAATAATCCTTCTCTGCGTACTGATGAAAAAAGAACTCATGGTTTTGACAATATTCAACTTTCAAACTCTTGGGATACTACATTTAGTTTATTCAGTTACTCACCTGGTAAACGGAATCACAGTTGACAGTGTTGTTGCCATGGCAATTCAAGATATCTTTCATAATACCTAACAAAGTTTTACTGTTGGAATTTTTCATGGTATAAACTAGTTGATGGTAGAGACCTGGTACATTCTCCATGTTATCATTTTTCATCCCACCCACAAGCTGGTGTAACACATTGTCAATGTTCTCTGTAGTTGTCTCTGCTTGGTTCTTAGTCTCAAACTCAAACAAAATATCTACATACTTTTTACCACGGATTCTCCTATTCACAGAACTAGTATTAAGTTTGACGACTTCTTTCAGCTCCAGTGACTggctaaaattgaaaaatatggcGTTAagtcaaactttaaaaaaattaaaaataacccATATTTAATcgcttttgttaaaaataccTGATGTTGGTCATGTAAGAAGCATACACTGATCCATTGTAGGCGGTGGGTTCAAATATTTGCTGCTGGAGACAGTTTACCATTTTCGGTTGATGTCTTCTATTAACTTCATGCTTACATTTAACAGTAGATGAAAACGGGTAAACAGCCTGTaggcaaaaaataaagaaaaaaaaaataaaatctgctAGTAAACTGCTTTATTCTCGTAATTGTACAATAatgtaaaaacatttggaattgtgaagaaattatttttttgaaaatcacaAATGTATTCAAGTAAACAATTATATGAACATTTGGGAATTGTGAAGAAATTGTAAAGAAATCcaatatgcattaaaatttcaaacttagTCAACTGTAGTCAATACCCTagcaatatcaaaaatattatataatgccAATATTTTAGAAAACCCTAAAagtgacttttttaaagctgcttctaaacttatatataattttatttggaaaaagcGAGAccgaattaaaagaaatactctAATTGGCAAAATTTAACAAGGTGGAATAGGTGTTATTGATATTGAAAGCAAATTCCATGCTGCCAAAGCGTCATGGATAAgtagaatattaaatgaaaacagtGTTATACATAGAGCACTTAGTGCAGTTATGAGACAATATAAACTTAATAtctctgatattttaaaaacaacagaaTACAACTTTTTGaatcatcatttttcaaaatgctgAAACTTCCTGTTTTTTTACGGAAATGTATTTTCAgcttttaaatgtaaaaaacaaaaaaatgtgaataCGTTAAATAGAGACGAATTCCTGAGTCAATTTATATGGAACAATAATCTTTTCCAGTATGAAAATAAACCACtatgttttgaaaattggataaaaaGTGGAATTTTGtatgttaaagatatttttgatgaaaatggaaagttttatgatatgatgtactttacacaaaaactggttagaaaaaacaatatcttatgtaaatatatcatgCTTAGAAAAGCATTTAAAGCTTATAAAGAAAAAGTTGACTGCAGCTATTCAAAATACGTCAAAATCAAACAttgtgtatcttttttatttcgaAACAATACCGTTAATTCAGTTAACaatattaaaagtaatttttactattcattgtttattgataaaaaagtttcaaaaaccAATATACGAAAATAGATGGAGAAAAGTTTTTAACGACACATTATGTCTATGGGAAAATGTGTATATtgcaaaaatcaaagaaatatatgaaaaaagaatCTCAGAATTTAATTACAAACTCCTTCATGGTATATTGAACAATAATGTATCTGTCAGTAAATGGAACAAAACTGTCTCTCCATTGTGCGAAGTGTGCAATGTTAACGAGGATATAAAACACCTTTTGTATGATTGCAAAATTGTCAAACATATCTGGGAGAGAAtaaacatgtacttaaaatttgaTGTCACATGGAAAATTGTTGTACTAGgtttttacaatgaaattagCGAGAAAACTTCTTTTTTGAATAACTTTTTGTCTTTCATtagttttacaatatataaatataaaatgaaatgtagaaTTCAGAAAGAAAGAATGTGTGAGCAAGACCTAAGGCACAAGCTTAAAAATACTCTTTTTGTCCAGAATGTAATTATCACCAGTATTGGTAGAAATAAAaacgatttttataaaaatgttggaAACTTTCTATAATTTCAAAACAGTATATGAAGTACcatatttttgatatatgatATGTAATACAGTAATACGATGTATGTTTATGATGAATActaattatcataattattgtACAATAGATTTAATATGTAtaacaatagttttttttttcatgcatgtaAAACTATGCTTATTACACAGAAGATATATTTATACGATACGAGtatcaaaatatgtatgttttgtgatgaagaatgattttaataaaagataaaaaaaaaaattcaaacttaaaaaaaaatacctccAAGACTTTTCCAATTTTATATCCACCGTATGGCTTTTGGATCATTGAGAAAATATTCAATGGTCTACTATAAATTTGTGGCATTTCACAGAGCCTCAGATTTCTTTCTGTGTAGAAGACGTCGGGATCAGACTCTGAAACTTTGTAGTCAGTTGGGCAAGCTCCAAAGATGTCAGTCtggaatacatatatatacattggaAAAATAAGATTTGGTAGACTTGGTATTGATCTTCTTTTCCTTCAtgcaaaatatttgttatattttgttatgtCGTTGTTGAGAGGGTTGGCATTTCCATTAGCAAAACTAAATTAAACTTCGAAAATAGCAACGTTtccattaaatttcatttacatgGAGTCTTCTAACGTAACGACCTCTGAAATTTTGCAAAACAATAAATCTCAATTTTGCAAACCACATTTGTCAAAACAACCTAAAATACCAAAACTCCAAGGAGATTAAGAATAAACAACAATGCGATGAGCAAAACATCTATAGTTATCTAAATTACGTATCATATTTacagtaaaaaattatttgattttcctACAATGTAacctaattttgaataaagatgttGACCTGTTGGTGGGGTTCTTTGTCGTATTGGTCCACTGGCATTATCTTTAGCTGGAGAGATGACAGAATAGCTCGCTTAATGTTGAGAATAGCCGGGTCCTCCACCTCTGACGTCACAATTCCTTCCCTATTCACCTCCCCTAGGTGGTATTGGAAATAAACCGAATGTCTGCAACAGTGAAGCAGAGATTACGTAAAACCCTAAGGTAAGGTAGGTGTCTGACAGCATTAGGAATGAGTCTTTCAAGAAAAGAATTTGATAAAACTTACTTTGACATTTGTTTGCTGAACGAGTCAGATTTTGCAGACTTATTGTACAGTACGTCTGCACcaggctgtctatcatatagaTCACAATGGTCAATCTGGTGGGtaaattaagaaagaaaatggaATATCAATCACAAAATATATCCTCGAAATAGtttaacaaataaacattttatatactatttaatatattttgatacttGTTCTTGTTAGTACAGTATAATATGCAATACAAGTagatgattctttttaatttaaacaataactatattattaactatattataaatatcttatataatatttaatgctATTATAattagtagtagtagtagtatgtttataatataataaaatgggTGTAATGATTAAACCAGAATTTATAAACGAATCACTAGAATAACATATATCATGATACCTTTAATAAGCCTTCGCATTTCCTTGGCACATCGACAATGAACCTACACGTGTACTTGAATCCTGCTTTTGACTCGGAAGCTCCGACAAATCCAGAGTCAGAGATGGCAGTAAACAGGTAATGGTATGTCCTGCCATGGAGGAACCAGGTGTCTGTTTATAATGTAGAACACAAAAAAAATGACGCTTTGCTCCAACCTTTATTGGGTAAATTGAACGAATTATTGTAGCATACAGTAGAACAGaaaagaatgtacatgtattttattacgTTTCTTGTCACATGTATCTGGTTTTAATATCTTCACGCCCCAAGAATATGCACCTaaaatgagaagaaaaaacGTGAATAATTGCTTGAACTTCGTTCTAATATATTCAACCCCTCTGTTGTGCTCATGTAAGATGGAGCCAACAGCTGGTCAAAGTTCGGCTAAAGACCGCATCTTCACAAGAACCTCCAtctctacaaaaaatattttttaaaaccctaCAGAACCTGATGGTGTCTATGTACGAAGACTTTAaaattatctctcttataaTTATATCCTTAATATATTTAACTATGGTTCAAAAAGTCCTAATctcttaataaaatgaattattttgtaaaattcacattttaattatattacaaAGACGATTGAGCTTGTTTCAAAGGAAGAAAAATTCTATAAGTCCGCCAGTCCCCTACTTAGAGGTAGAAGAAGCAAATGTTGTATGCATTTGTTCTGTTTTACTTAGTCGGGTCAAATTATAATATCAATCCATTCtctaaaaaaaacttctaaattgcTGTAATAAGCCTGAATGTCTGTCTTGTCAGAATTCTAGATTGTTCTTCATCACCGAAGGTCAGACCTAGATTCCCACTTTTCTTGTGTCAGTACATTGTGTGTTTACgcctactttttttttaattgttacagAAATCATTCAGTTGcccttactttaaaaaaaaacgtagaTAAAATGTCATTAGGACTTACTTAGATGGAATATCAAGATCGTCCCTATcacaaaatttagaattccatTCGACATATTCAATTAACTGGAAAGTAAAAACTCTTCATAAGTAACGAGGAGGAATAGATTGCTTATATACAAAACTGGTAGGATTTTAAGTGTGTCAGCCAGAAGTGAGCACTTTAAAGTATCCGCAAAAAGGTTTTTGGTCACGGTTATAAGTAGTTCAGAGTCCCACATTTTTATTCAGGGTCACTGATTTTCGAAATTGACGTAAAGTGTCGCGAGTTACGACTTAGAGGTAGGCAATCAAGAATCTGTAGATTGTAACTCGCCCGGAGAAAAAGATACTGTGTTTTAAGGACCTTCTAAGGATCTTAAAAATGTACAACACCAAAGTTCATAAATACCATGTCTGACTCTAGAGAGAAAACAAATTTAGTTTATCTAACATATCTGTTACAAATCTCACAAGCAcgtattattttacatttagCAATTCCATTTTCTGTAAACAGCATTTTACCAGTTGTATTGTTTAAGACCTTcatgtcatacatgtatattgtaggTTGTCATTCAGTGTATTAGTAAATGGTATACCGTTTAGATATAGCATcagaaattcaaaaaatataatcagtttcatttttattctaaTGTTTTGACTTCAGTAAAATTACCATGCACATTGGTAAAAGGGATTAATATAAGGTAATTTTTTCTGTTAAAGAAAGGAATTTCTTTCTTTGGAGTTGTTTTTCGTAAACGGTCTTCATAGTTCTGCTAGCTATAAGTAAGTTATGTTGGTTAGATGGCACTACTTGAAGTTCCCCGAGTTTGAGAGTAAGGGTTTTTTCAACTGCGATACAAATTGTATCAGTCAGCTGGATAAGCCTCGTCACTTCATTCTCCAAAGACGATCATTGGATACACGTTGTATACAACTACTTTGTTGTGAGCAGGCCAGCGTTGTATATTGGCCTACAACTTACAAAGGCCATAACGATATCAATCTCCAAGTTTGTTTAGTAGCACAACTTGTCAACTTGTTTCCGGGAAACACTTCCTGAAAAATGAATCTAAACTTGGAACATGATAGAACATTCCATAACTAAATGCTTTTTGAGGTCTTTAATAGTTTATTTTGGGTTTTAATGTACGGTCGTTATATAAAGAAATCACTTGCAactattatttgttttatagaaaatggTATCAACACTTTATAATACACTAGTGTGTACTCTTAGGTAGGCATTTTGTATTGTGAAAAATGTATAACCTCAGGTGCCGTCGACAAAAACAGTAATTgtgtatcgaataattttttttacaaaactctACACAATTCCTTCCGGAGTCAACTGAAGCTATTTTGACATTATATATCCCAATATTTTGAACCGTTAGTGTGACAGTTAACATGTTGACTTGTCAATCAAAAGCTGTACATGTACGTAGACTTGGGAGAATTTTAACAGTGATATTGAAGATACATGTGTACCCTTTTCTTGTAGTTAAGTATTTTTTTGACATAATTTTACGTTACATCGTGGCTCTATGTCCTTACAAGTTCCCtttaaaaaccaacaaaacTTTCTTCTGGTAACAACATCAATTCCAGGGAAGTagcttatatatgtatatggaGGTGTGACGGCAGCACGGGTCGTCTCGAGAGTACAATATCAACCTCGTCTGATATTCCCGATCTTCTGATCGCTGTCTTGAATGTTCTCTCTGACATTCCTAATATTGTAAGCAGCTTACATGCTGATTGCACTGGGAACTCTTTGCAACCAACATCAACGGGAAACAACCAAGAGAATCAGATttatcccttcattatttcATTAGGTCTGTGCTTCTCAAAAATTCTTTCCATGGCCCGGTCCATTCTATTGCGACCAGAGTCTTTTACTTCTAATTCTAAGACACTAACGTTGCCTCTGATTGTAGATTAGCTTCAACGATGGAAGGGAAAACTTACCTGAAGTTACCTCTTATCCAGGCCCAGTCTGAGTTTTCATTCATACCTTCTATGTAGCTCGGATGTCAGTATAGTCGCCTTTGTGGCAGCTATTCCTTTACTATAAACTTCAAAATGTGGTTGTGTGTGCTTCGTGTCTGGTGACCGTTCTATTCTCCTGACAACATCCGCACATCACCAAACTTTCGCAGGATTTTTCATGTCGTCATCTACACCTTCAATGAGCCAGTGTTTCTTGGCATCCTGATAGGATGTGTTCCATGGTCCCTCTCTTTCCCCACAGCTAACATTTTGAATCTTCAATTTGTCACCACTGTTGCAAGGGAATGTGTCATACACTGGCTTCAGTAGGAATTAGATTCCAAACTAAAATCTGGCTATGTCGCTCTGACGAGTTTCATTTTATCCAGGTCCAATATTTTTCACGTTCATTTGTTCTAGCTTTTAGTTGGTCCAAACTTTTCCGCTGTACACTTTATAATCCTGGACCAATGTGAGTCTCTGAATATCACAGTCTAACATCacattttatttgtacttcAGTATTGTCTCTAACTATAATTATGTTAAATGCAGCCGTCTTTGTTTCCTGGCTcgaaatttcttttcttttcaaaattccAAACATGCTGTT
This is a stretch of genomic DNA from Crassostrea angulata isolate pt1a10 chromosome 4, ASM2561291v2, whole genome shotgun sequence. It encodes these proteins:
- the LOC128182189 gene encoding uncharacterized protein LOC128182189 — protein: MSNGILNFVIGTILIFHLSAYSWGVKILKPDTCDKKHTWFLHGRTYHYLFTAISDSGFVGASESKAGFKYTCRFIVDVPRKCEGLLKIDHCDLYDRQPGADVLYNKSAKSDSFSKQMSKHSVYFQYHLGEVNREGIVTSEVEDPAILNIKRAILSSLQLKIMPVDQYDKEPHQQTDIFGACPTDYKVSESDPDVFYTERNLRLCEMPQIYSRPLNIFSMIQKPYGGYKIGKVLEAVYPFSSTVKCKHEVNRRHQPKMVNCLQQQIFEPTAYNGSVYASYMTNISQSLELKEVVKLNTSSVNRRIRGKKYVDILFEFETKNQAETTTENIDNVLHQLVGGMKNDNMENVPGLYHQLVYTMKNSNSKTLLGIMKDILNCHGNNTVNCDSVYQYAEKDYFLDGLLSCGTHDCLEVFADCLKNGQVYDPIISSLFSYDLAINHKPSPEILSVLFDVCKNSSKFEHWLPLSIMVQRFLQGTHTP